AGATTTATATTAAATATTGAAATAAACGAACTAGTCTCAGTTGTTCGGTCAAAAGCAAAAAAGAAATTACCAGTTGTACTTACAGTAACAGAAATAAAAGAAATTTTTAATCATATGGAGAAAAATAAACTGTTAATGGTTCAATTGATCTATGGAGCAGGTCTAAGACTTAATGAGTGCTTAAACCTTAGAATTAAAGATATTGATTTTAGTCGATCAATAATAATTGTAAGATCTGGGAAGGGAGATAAGGATCGTGAAACTCTATTACCTGGGTTTTTGACAACTTATCTACAAAACCATATAAGTAGTATTAAAAAGTTATATTTAGATGATAGACATAATATGGTCAATGGAGTTATTCTGCCTGGGGCCCTTGAAAAAAAGTTCCCAAATGCAGGGAAAGAGTGGTCATGGTTTTGGGTATTTCCTGCAAGTAAGTTATCAGTAGATCCCTTAACAAATACAGTTCGTAGGTATCATATATATCCAAGTACACTACAAAAATCTTTTAAAGATGCATTAAAAAGATCATTAGTACCAAAGGTAGCATCAATTCATACCCTAAGACACAGTTTTGCAACTCATCTAATAGAGAACGGATATGATATTCGTACAGTGCAGGAACTCCTTGGTCACAACGATATAAGTACAACAATGATTTATACCCATGTTGCAACCAAGAATAAACTAGGTGTAATTAGTCCTTTTGATAGGTTATAATGAAAAGTCTATATATTTTTCTTTCTTCTAAAAAGTGTATATATGGAGGTAATCACTAAAATAACAATTGAAAAAATTGATACGACTATTATAGATTGGAATAATGGCTCAGTTGAACTTCTTTTAATAAATATGCCTAAATATGCCCATATTACAACTAGGGCAAATGGGATATTATTATATTGAAGTAACATTAAAGTTGTAATTATTAAACCTATTATTATTAGTATAATTGTCCAAACTACTTCATTAAGTGGAGATCCGTCCCATCCTAATGTGACAAATAGTGCGGTAAAGTTTGCAATTGTTGCTATTGATATCCATCCCCAATATACACTGTTTGTAATAAAAAATATTTTTTTTAGTTTGCTCTTATTCATACTTTTTAAATGTCTATCGAATTTAAAGAGTGTATAAAACAATCCTATCATAATAATTAGGGATAATGGGACTAGCCGATAATGCCATGAT
Above is a genomic segment from Thiospirochaeta perfilievii containing:
- a CDS encoding integron integrase, with amino-acid sequence MEMEEFLISKGVPNHKIVFFKYWIDSYISFISTNKNVNDNVFFSKLDLTSPAWKISQARLAIKYYKDYSNKIEKNDSTWDEILLRLKNELTLQHKSLNTNKVYIYWLKDFIKYIGKKPAIHIKEHDIKQYLSYLASRRHVSAATQQQAFNALLFSCRFILNIEINELVSVVRSKAKKKLPVVLTVTEIKEIFNHMEKNKLLMVQLIYGAGLRLNECLNLRIKDIDFSRSIIIVRSGKGDKDRETLLPGFLTTYLQNHISSIKKLYLDDRHNMVNGVILPGALEKKFPNAGKEWSWFWVFPASKLSVDPLTNTVRRYHIYPSTLQKSFKDALKRSLVPKVASIHTLRHSFATHLIENGYDIRTVQELLGHNDISTTMIYTHVATKNKLGVISPFDRL
- a CDS encoding tryptophan-rich sensory protein, which produces MKNSKILSIVNLLLFVGVILTNALANILPINNYNTGELSDLIPNLFVPAGITFSIWGLIYILLTILVFSNIASSLKDPSKKLVPFNILLGINFILNILWILSWHYRLVPLSLIIMIGLFYTLFKFDRHLKSMNKSKLKKIFFITNSVYWGWISIATIANFTALFVTLGWDGSPLNEVVWTIILIIIGLIITTLMLLQYNNIPFALVVIWAYLGIFIKRSSTEPLFQSIIVVSIFSIVILVITSIYTLFRRKKNI